A genomic segment from Spinacia oleracea cultivar Varoflay chromosome 3, BTI_SOV_V1, whole genome shotgun sequence encodes:
- the LOC110788033 gene encoding beta-glucosidase 12-like, which translates to MQRPWDDFRDYANVCFEEFGNKVKHWTTLNEPWTYTSRGYATGNFPPGRCSKWQKLNCTGGDSATEPYLVAHHQLLAHATAVDLYRRKYQASQNGVIGITLVANWFVPLSQVPRHQLAAVRALDFMFGWFMDPITKGEYPRTMRSLVRDRLPKFSAEQSMMVNGSFDFLGLNYYTTNYAADSPRLKLAKPSYLTDSTVTQTGERNGIPIGPKAASDFLFVYPQGIRDLLLYLKKRYNNPLIYITENGVDEVNNDKLSLEEALTDKMRVQYHHDHLAFLDLAIKEGVNVKGYFVWSLLDDFEWSSGYTVRFGIYYIDYKDGLKRYPKLSAFWFKNFLQNKK; encoded by the exons ATGCAGcgaccttg GGATGATTTTAGGGATTATGCAAATGTTTGCTTCGAGGAATTTGGCAACAAAGTGAAGCATTGGACGACACTGAATGAACCTTGGACCTATACTAGTCGTGGATATGCTACCGGAAACTTTCCACCTGGCCGATGTTCAAAGTGGCAGAAGCTTAATTGTACCGGTGGAGATTCAGCTACTGAGCCATACTTGGTTGCTCACCATCAGCTTCTTGCTCATGCAACAGCAGTTGACTTGTATAGGCGTAAATATCAG GCATCTCAAAATGGTGTAATCGGTATCACGTTAGTGGCAAACTGGTTCGTTCCACTGTCACAAGTACCGCGCCATCAGCTTGCAGCCGTGAGAGCGCTTGACTTCATGTTTGGATG GTTTATGGATCCAATAACAAAAGGTGAGTATCCACGTACCATGCGTTCTCTTGTAAGAGACCGGTTGCCTAAATTCTCCGCGGAGCAGTCAATGATGGTGAATGGATCTTTTGATTTTCTGGGATTGAATTATTACACTACCAATTATGCAGCTGATTCTCCTCGTCTGAAGCTTGCAAAACCCAGTTACCTCACTGATTCTACTGTCACACAAACAG GGGAGCGAAATGGAATTCCAATTGGTCCAAAG GCTGCTTCAGATTTTCTGTTTGTTTATCCACAAGGAATTCGAGATCTTTTGCTTTATTTGAAGAAAAGATATAACAACCCTTTGATTTATATTACAGAGAATG GTGTTGATGAGGTTAACAATGACAAATTGTCACTTGAGGAAGCACTTACTGATAAAATGAGGGTGCAGTACCACCATGATCATCTGGCCTTCTTAGATCTTGCAATTAA GGAAGGTGTCAATGTGAAGGGTTATTTTGTGTGGTCGTTGTTGGACGACTTTGAATGGAGTTCCGGTTATACCGTCCGATTTGGGATCTACTATATTGACTACAAAGATGGATTAAAAAGATACCCTAAACTTTCTGCCTTTTGGTTTAAGAATTTCCTCCAAAACAAGAAATAA